The following are from one region of the Mesorhizobium sp. B4-1-4 genome:
- a CDS encoding extracellular solute-binding protein: MIITRRSFLLTGAVSSAVIAAPAIVRASEKTTVTISQAAPTYQAVLSGLTTEFEKENASMSVKFVADGDSWDPLLNNTIRASMINSLPDASWQALSYTGILASRHIAQPLNKLFANDLGSLEALGISKAMIDATTVNDEVYSIPYGTTIPIIYCNMNLLRKVGYSMQQPPASWDEIHDIGLKIKTLDGAVNGGFIEYMANNAWIFQTLLASYGGRMMNSARTSIAFDGREGLQALNTLSRFGGIVRTDMSTEQARQAFKAGLTAMHIQSASGTTSIAKAVNGNFELAVGQIPVAVPEGRLAGAGHGFVMFTKDAAKQKVIWEFMKFAVGKKGQMILAKNSGYIPISLVALKDPAFLDEYLKINPLHRGIVERLAITGDQFSFSSDNTVMIAKMMSDEMREVIFQRKAPATALQAMATETKKLLG; encoded by the coding sequence ATGATAATCACTCGCAGAAGTTTTCTGCTAACCGGCGCTGTCTCTAGTGCCGTGATAGCCGCGCCTGCCATCGTCAGGGCATCAGAAAAAACAACTGTCACGATTTCCCAGGCGGCACCAACTTACCAAGCCGTTCTTTCCGGACTCACTACAGAATTCGAAAAGGAAAATGCTTCTATGTCGGTCAAGTTTGTGGCTGACGGAGATAGCTGGGACCCTCTTCTCAACAACACTATCCGAGCGTCCATGATAAACTCCTTGCCGGATGCATCCTGGCAGGCGCTAAGCTATACCGGTATTCTGGCGAGTAGGCATATCGCGCAACCGCTCAACAAATTGTTTGCAAATGACCTCGGTAGCCTCGAAGCCCTCGGGATTTCGAAGGCGATGATCGACGCCACTACGGTAAACGACGAAGTGTATTCGATCCCTTACGGTACGACGATCCCAATAATCTATTGTAACATGAACCTGCTCCGCAAGGTTGGGTATTCCATGCAACAGCCACCCGCCTCTTGGGATGAAATTCACGACATCGGGCTAAAAATTAAAACCTTGGATGGCGCGGTCAATGGCGGCTTCATTGAGTATATGGCGAATAACGCCTGGATCTTCCAGACATTGCTTGCCTCATATGGTGGTCGGATGATGAATTCGGCCAGAACGTCGATTGCCTTTGATGGAAGAGAGGGACTGCAAGCATTGAACACCCTTTCGCGCTTTGGCGGGATCGTGAGGACGGACATGTCCACAGAGCAGGCCCGCCAGGCATTCAAAGCAGGCTTGACCGCAATGCATATACAGTCGGCGAGTGGGACCACTTCCATCGCCAAGGCGGTCAATGGAAATTTTGAACTGGCTGTAGGTCAAATACCCGTCGCGGTCCCTGAAGGCCGCCTCGCCGGTGCGGGACACGGCTTCGTCATGTTCACGAAAGACGCCGCGAAGCAAAAAGTGATTTGGGAGTTCATGAAGTTCGCTGTCGGAAAGAAAGGCCAGATGATTTTGGCAAAGAATTCTGGTTATATCCCAATCAGTCTCGTAGCGTTGAAAGATCCAGCTTTTCTCGATGAGTACCTGAAGATCAATCCTCTTCATCGAGGTATTGTCGAGCGTCTCGCGATCACTGGCGATCAGTTCTCGTTTTCGAGCGACAACACCGTCATGATTGCCAAAATGATGTCGGACGAGATGCGAGAGGTGATCTTCCAACGTAAGGCACCTGCCACAGCACTGCAGGCCATGGCCACTGAGACGAAAAAACTGCTCGGCTGA
- a CDS encoding succinylglutamate desuccinylase/aspartoacylase family protein: protein MRTSSFRLDVDVDRDGRHDGYLNVKSANELSPFGQSMVPITSIRNGDGPCIIVIGGCHGDEYEGQIIARTALNRIKAEDVRGQLIVLPAANAEAVRIGQRFSASDNGNLNTAFPGSPSGTTTQRIAHFLETFLIPRADVVLDIHSGGKHIDYFPSAMISGAIEGERRQRLIELTRCFGLPVAFFVDEEDYTASSLLGACDRAGVLNITAEIGGGSVSPLMLDQTWSGLIRLLHHVGVWRGKLEEASPEVAFMRRLPVSSTVCAPSSGLFEARVQPGEHVEKDQLAGFLHSIDLPWSAPTAIRFTEPGFVLCRRLQVATQIGDGLVKLAVPMSL from the coding sequence ATGAGAACTTCATCATTTCGACTGGATGTTGATGTTGACAGAGATGGTCGCCACGACGGCTATCTCAATGTGAAAAGCGCGAATGAGCTTTCACCTTTCGGGCAGTCAATGGTTCCGATCACGTCCATACGCAACGGGGATGGGCCCTGTATCATCGTCATTGGTGGATGCCACGGAGATGAGTACGAGGGGCAGATCATTGCCAGAACCGCGTTGAATCGGATCAAGGCAGAAGACGTCCGTGGCCAATTGATCGTGCTCCCCGCTGCAAACGCCGAGGCAGTGAGGATCGGGCAACGATTTTCGGCTTCCGACAATGGTAACTTGAACACCGCGTTTCCTGGCTCACCGAGTGGAACAACAACGCAGCGCATTGCGCACTTCCTTGAGACGTTTCTTATCCCGAGAGCGGACGTCGTTTTGGATATCCATTCCGGCGGCAAGCACATCGATTACTTTCCGTCAGCGATGATATCGGGCGCGATTGAGGGCGAGAGGAGGCAGCGCCTCATCGAGTTGACCAGGTGCTTTGGGCTCCCCGTCGCGTTCTTCGTGGATGAGGAAGACTATACAGCTTCAAGTCTGCTCGGCGCGTGCGACCGCGCGGGCGTATTGAACATAACCGCCGAGATCGGCGGCGGGTCCGTAAGCCCTCTGATGCTCGATCAGACTTGGTCGGGGTTGATACGCCTCCTTCATCACGTCGGCGTTTGGCGTGGCAAACTGGAGGAGGCATCGCCGGAAGTGGCATTCATGCGCCGACTGCCGGTTAGTTCGACAGTTTGTGCGCCGAGCAGCGGCTTGTTCGAAGCCCGCGTTCAGCCTGGCGAGCATGTTGAAAAAGATCAACTGGCGGGATTTCTACACTCGATCGATCTGCCCTGGTCGGCCCCGACCGCAATCCGCTTTACGGAGCCTGGCTTTGTCCTTTGCCGTCGCTTGCAGGTGGCAACACAAATCGGGGACGGCCTCGTCAAGCTCGCAGTACCCATGTCGCTTTAA
- a CDS encoding aminotransferase: MVGVLDSGIKTAMREHILVPAQEMAKLGKSSQPVLAYAEGIYVYTDDGRRLIDGPAGMWCAQVGYGRKEIVDAIAHQAMTLPYASPWYMATSPAALLAEKLATLTPGDLNRIFFTTGGSTAVDSALRFSEFYNNVLGRPKKKRIVVRYDGYHGSTALTAACTGRTGNWPNFDIQQDRITFLASPNPRHAGNRTQEEFLDDLVSEFEDRIAELGADTIAAFLAEPILASGGVIIPPEGYHARFKAICEKHDILYISDEVVTGFGRCGEWFASEKLFGIVPDIITFAKGVTSGYVPLGGLAISDKVLARVSGDNAKGSWFTNGYTYTNQPVACAAALANIALMERDGVVEHARAQADYFADRLQSLSDLPGVADVRSVGLVGCVQCLLDTDRIDPLDEDKAFTREIDQRCFELGLIVRPLGDLCVISPPLIITREQIDDIVAIMRQAISEVGAAHGLGR; encoded by the coding sequence ATGGTGGGTGTTCTCGATAGTGGCATTAAAACCGCAATGCGCGAGCACATTCTCGTGCCTGCTCAGGAAATGGCAAAACTTGGAAAGTCCTCCCAGCCGGTTCTGGCCTATGCCGAAGGAATCTATGTTTATACCGACGATGGCCGCAGGCTGATCGACGGCCCGGCGGGCATGTGGTGCGCCCAGGTTGGATATGGTCGCAAGGAGATCGTGGACGCCATAGCGCATCAGGCAATGACGCTGCCTTACGCATCTCCCTGGTATATGGCCACGAGCCCAGCTGCGCTTCTGGCCGAGAAGCTCGCAACGCTGACGCCAGGAGACCTTAACCGTATATTCTTCACCACTGGAGGGTCGACCGCAGTCGATAGCGCGCTCCGATTTTCCGAGTTCTACAACAACGTACTGGGGCGGCCCAAGAAGAAGCGCATAGTCGTGCGCTATGATGGCTACCACGGCTCGACTGCGCTGACCGCTGCCTGCACGGGACGCACGGGGAATTGGCCGAACTTCGACATTCAGCAGGACAGGATCACATTTCTTGCGAGTCCTAATCCGCGTCATGCCGGCAACCGAACGCAAGAGGAATTCCTTGATGATCTTGTGTCGGAGTTCGAGGATCGGATCGCGGAGCTAGGCGCGGACACGATCGCCGCCTTTCTTGCGGAGCCGATCCTTGCGTCTGGCGGCGTCATCATTCCGCCGGAGGGATATCACGCCCGCTTCAAGGCGATCTGCGAGAAGCACGACATACTCTATATCTCGGACGAGGTGGTTACCGGCTTCGGTCGCTGCGGCGAATGGTTCGCATCGGAGAAGTTGTTCGGTATCGTGCCCGACATCATCACTTTCGCCAAGGGCGTGACCTCGGGCTACGTGCCCCTGGGAGGGCTTGCGATCTCCGACAAGGTGCTCGCGCGGGTTTCGGGCGACAACGCCAAGGGTAGCTGGTTCACCAACGGTTATACCTACACCAACCAGCCGGTGGCTTGCGCCGCGGCGCTGGCCAACATCGCGCTGATGGAACGTGACGGCGTTGTCGAGCATGCGCGCGCCCAGGCGGACTATTTCGCCGATCGGCTGCAGTCGTTGTCCGACCTGCCAGGCGTGGCCGACGTTCGCTCGGTGGGACTGGTGGGGTGTGTCCAATGCCTGCTGGACACCGACCGGATCGATCCGCTGGACGAGGACAAGGCCTTTACCCGGGAGATCGACCAGCGCTGTTTCGAGCTCGGGCTGATCGTTCGGCCGCTGGGCGATCTGTGCGTCATCTCGCCACCGCTCATTATCACTCGCGAACAGATCGACGACATCGTCGCCATAATGCGCCAGGCCATTTCCGAGGTCGGCGCGGCGCATGGCCTTGGACGCTAG
- a CDS encoding aldehyde dehydrogenase, translated as MLQTIDWHARAKSVRLPNRPFIDGQYVESVSNETFACIYPGDGRLLTQVASCNEADVDRAVRSARKTFNAGVWSRMTPADRRRILLRFSELILTNREELALLETLNVGKPIANAFNGDVVSAANCIAWYAEAIDKVYDEVAATSHEMTTLVVREPLGVVAAVVPWNYPMSMAAWKLGPALATGNSVVLKPAEQSPFTALKFGELAIEAGLPPGVLNVVPGLGHIAGKALGLHMDVDCVGFTGSTEVGKYFMQYSGQSNIKRIGLELGGKSPQVVLADCDDLDAAAAGVAAGIFANTGQVCNAGSRLIVDENVRDVLFAKIMAQAKSFVPGDPLDAATRMGSLVTQEQMDRVLGYIDAGRAEGATTLIGGSRVRVETGGFYIEPTIFDRVRNDMKIAREEIFGPVLSAITVKGFDEAMEVANDTIYGLAGAVWTGSIKNAHRAAKTIKAGVVWVNCFDRGSMAVPFGGFKQSGFGRDKSLHAMDKYTDLKAMWFAH; from the coding sequence ATGCTGCAAACTATCGACTGGCATGCACGTGCAAAATCAGTACGGCTGCCGAACCGCCCCTTCATCGACGGCCAATATGTCGAGAGTGTTTCGAATGAGACCTTTGCTTGCATTTATCCCGGCGACGGACGGCTGCTGACGCAGGTGGCCTCGTGCAACGAGGCCGACGTCGACAGGGCGGTCCGCTCAGCGCGCAAGACCTTCAACGCGGGTGTCTGGTCGCGCATGACGCCCGCCGATCGGCGCAGAATATTGCTGCGCTTCTCCGAACTAATCCTGACCAATCGCGAGGAGCTGGCGCTCCTGGAGACGCTCAATGTCGGCAAGCCGATTGCCAACGCGTTCAACGGCGATGTGGTCAGCGCCGCCAACTGCATTGCCTGGTATGCCGAGGCAATCGATAAGGTCTATGACGAGGTGGCCGCGACCTCCCATGAGATGACCACGTTGGTGGTGCGCGAACCGCTGGGTGTCGTCGCCGCCGTGGTGCCGTGGAACTATCCGATGTCGATGGCCGCATGGAAACTCGGCCCTGCGCTAGCCACCGGTAATTCGGTGGTCCTGAAGCCGGCCGAGCAATCGCCCTTCACGGCGTTGAAATTCGGCGAGTTGGCCATCGAGGCCGGGCTCCCACCCGGTGTCCTGAATGTCGTGCCCGGCCTCGGTCACATCGCCGGCAAGGCGCTCGGCCTGCACATGGATGTCGACTGTGTCGGCTTCACCGGCTCGACCGAGGTCGGCAAGTATTTCATGCAATATTCTGGTCAATCCAACATCAAACGCATCGGCCTGGAGCTTGGAGGCAAGTCTCCGCAGGTCGTGCTTGCCGATTGCGACGATTTGGATGCAGCCGCGGCCGGGGTCGCCGCCGGCATTTTCGCCAATACAGGGCAAGTCTGCAATGCCGGTAGCCGTCTGATCGTCGATGAAAACGTTCGGGACGTGCTATTCGCAAAGATAATGGCACAGGCAAAGTCCTTCGTGCCCGGCGACCCGCTGGACGCCGCTACCCGCATGGGTTCGCTGGTCACCCAAGAGCAGATGGATCGGGTGCTGGGCTACATCGACGCCGGCCGTGCCGAAGGGGCGACCACGCTGATTGGCGGCAGCCGCGTTCGGGTCGAAACCGGCGGCTTCTACATCGAGCCGACCATTTTCGACCGCGTCAGGAACGACATGAAGATCGCGCGGGAAGAGATATTCGGTCCAGTGCTGTCGGCCATCACGGTCAAGGGCTTCGACGAGGCAATGGAGGTGGCGAACGACACGATCTACGGCCTTGCGGGCGCGGTTTGGACGGGTTCGATCAAGAACGCACACCGAGCGGCCAAGACGATCAAGGCGGGTGTGGTGTGGGTCAACTGTTTTGATCGTGGGTCGATGGCGGTTCCCTTCGGCGGCTTCAAACAGTCTGGCTTCGGTCGCGACAAATCTCTGCACGCGATGGACAAGTACACCGATCTCAAGGCGATGTGGTTCGCGCACTGA